The genomic interval CGGTCCATCATGGCTTACCACCTCTCCCCGTTGCGCGGCCCACACCCTGCCTGCTTCCGGCTCTCAGTGCTATGACAGTGCAATGACACATCGCCTCCTTCGCGCCGCTCTCGTGCTGCTGATCCTCGCCGCGCTCGTGGTGGCGGCGGGCTGGACCGTCGCGACCGTGCCGGTCGTGCGCGATCACCTGGCCGAGGGGTTCAACGCAGCCGGCGAAGCCTACATCCGCTTCGTCTTCCGGCTGTATCAGCTCGTCTCCGGCCGCGGCGACGGCCCCGAGGGTTAACCGCCACCCCGCAGCGCCCGCTGGACCTCGGCGTTGCGCCGGCGCTCCTGGCGCGCCATCAGAATGCCCGTGATCATCACCGCGATGGTCACGAGGGCGACGATGATCGTCGCCAGCGCGTTGATCATGGGGCTCACGCCCATGCGCACCTTGGAGAACACCACGATCGGCAGGGTCGAGGCGCCCGGCCCCGAGACGAACGAGGCGATCACCAGATCGTCCAGCGACAGCGTGAACGACAGCAGCCACCCCGCGATCAGCGCCGGCGCGATGATGGGCAGCGTCACCGTGACAAAGACCTTGCCCGGCGGCGCGCCCAGGTCCTGCGCCGCCTCCTCCACCGAGCGGTCCATGCTCGACAGACGCGACTGCACCACCACCGCCACATAGGCCAGGCAGAAGGTGGCGTGGGCAATCACAATCGTGTTCACGCCGCGGCTTGCCGGAATGCCGATGGCTTGCGCCGCGCTGACGAAGAGCAGCAACATGGACAGCCCGATGACAATGTCCGGCATCACCAGCGGCCCCGTGATGAGGGCGGTGAACAGCGTGCGCCCCTTGAAGCGGCCGTAGCGCGCCAGCGCCATCCCCGCCAGCGTGCCCAGCACCACCGCGATGCAGGCGGTGATCACCGCCACCTGAAGGCTGGTGTAGGCCGCCGACAGGATCTGGTCGTCCTGGAGCAGGCGCGCATACCACTTGGTGGAGAAGCCGGTCCACACCGTCACCAGGTCGGAGGCGTTGAAGGAGTACACGATGAGGAAGACGATCGGCCCGTAGAGGAAGGCGAAGCCGAACGCCAGCCAGGTGATCAGCAGGGGCGAGCGCTTGCGCATCAGGTTACCGCGTCCCCTGTCACGACACCGCTTCCGAGACGCGCAGCTGCTGGCGCTGGAAAAGCACGATCGGCACCACCAGCACCACGATGAGCACGATCGCCACCGCCGAGGCCACCGGCCAGTCGCGGTTGGAGAAGAACTCGTCCCAGAGCACGTGGCCGATCATCAGCGTCTCCGGCCCGCCCAGCAGCGCCGGGATGACGAACTCGCCCACCGCCGGGATGAAGACCAGCAGCGAGCCCGCCAGGATGCCGGGCAGGGAGAGCGGCAGCGTCACGGTGACAAAGGCCTTCCACGGACGCGCGCCCAGGTCCGTCGCAGCCTCCAGAAGCTCGCGGTTGAGCTTCTCCAGCGTGGCGTAGAGCGGCAGGATCATGAACGGCAGGTAGCTGTAGACGATGCCGATGTAGACGGCCGTGTTCGAGTGCAGGATGCTCAGCGGCTGGTCGATGATGCCCGTCGCCAGCAGCGCCGCGTTGAGCAGCCCCTTGTTCTTCAGGATGCCGATCCAGGCGTAGACGCGCAGCAGAAACGACGTCCAGAACGGCAGCACCACCATCAGCAGCAGCAGGGTGCGCGCCGTCGGGCGGGCGCGCGCGATGCCGTAGGCCATGGGGTAGCCGATGATCAGGCACCCGGCCGTGGACAGCAGCGCGATCTTCACCGAGCTAAGGTAGGCGATCCAGTACAGCGGATCCTGGAACAGCCACGCGTAATTGGTCAGGTACGCTTGGATCTCGGGCAGCAGCCCCTCGCCCCAGACGAAGAAGTCGGTGTAGGGCGGCTGGGCGATCACCATCTTCGAGAAGCTGATCTTCAGCACCACGACGAAGGGCACCAGGAAGAACAGCAGCAGCCACAGATAGGGCGCGGCGATCGCCAGGGTGCGCCCGGACGGCAGCCGGCGGCGCAGCGGCGCCAGGCGCTGCGCGATCCGAGCCGGAGCGTCGGTTCGTCCGGGCGTCAGCGCCGTCATGCCGTCGGCCCCCTCACGCCGTCAGCACCAGCGCGGCTTGCGGCGACCAGGACAGGAGGACGGGATCGTCCCAGTCGATCTCGCGCTCAAGCGAGCGCAGGACGTTGGGGTGGGTGACCTCGATCAGCCGCTCGCCGCCCACGTCCACGCGGTAGACCGAGGAATCGCCCAGGTAGCCCACGTCGCGCACCTGCCCGCGCAGGGTGTTGCGCCCCGGCGCCGTGGGGCCGCCGGTGTCGTCGCGCTCGGCCGCGATCTTCTCGGGGCGCACGGCGACCCAGGCCTCCTGTCCGGCCGTCAGCGGCGTGCCGTGGTGGGCCACCGCCAGCTCGCACGCCAGTTCCGGGCTTTCCAGGATGGCGGTGTCGCCCTCCACGCGCAGCACCCGCGCGCGCACCATGTTGATCGAGCCGATGAAGTCGGCGGTGAAGCGGTTGGCGGGGAACTCGTAGATGCTGGTGGGCGTGCCCACCTGCATGACGCGGCCCTGGTCCATCACGGCCATGCGCGTGGACAGCGTCATGGCCTCTTCCTGGTCGTGGGTGACGACGACGAAGGTGACGCCGACCTCGTCCTGAATGTTCATCAGCTCGAACTGCGTTTGCTCGCGCAGCTTCTTGTCCAGCGCGGCGAGCGGCTCGTCGAGCAGCAGCAGCTTGGGGCGCTTGACCAGCGCGCGGGCGAGCGCGACGCGCTGCCGCTGCCCGCCGGAGAGCTGGTGGGGCTTGCGCTTGGCCCAGGCGCCCAGCTGGACCAGTTCCAGCATGCTGTCCACGCGCTTGCGGATCTCCGCGCGCGGCACGCCGTCCTGCTTCAGGCCGTAGGCCACGTTCTGCGCCACCGTCATGTGCGGGAAGAGCGCGTAGCTCTGGAACATCATGTTCACGGGCCGCGCGTGCGGCGGCAGCGCCGTCATGTCCTGGCCGTCGAGCAGGATGCGCCCCTCGCTGGGCTGCTCGAAGCCCGCCAGCATGCGCAGCAGCGTGGTCTTGCCGCAGCCCGACGCGCCCAGCAGCGCGAACAGCTCGCTGCGGTAGATGTTCAGGTCCACGCCGTCCACGGCCGCGAAGGTGCCGAACCGCTTGGTCACGCCCTCTATGCGCACATAGGGCTCGGCGTTCGGGTCCTCCCAGGGTTCGAGGACCGCGCCGTGGCGCGCGGGGGCGGGACGCGGTCGGGGCGTTTCGCCGCGCGGGCGCGGGGGCGCCTCGGGCATGAACGACATCTCCTTCGCCGCGAACGGACAAACCCGCCGGGGCGATACGCCCCGGCGGGTGTCCGGTTCAAGTCCCGTCGCGTCGCGGGGCGGCGCATTGGCGCCGCCGTGTCAAAAGCCGGTCTTCACCTTCTGCCAGGCCCGCGTCTCCTTGCGGGCGAACTCGGGCGGACGCTTCTCGTCCACGTAGAGGTTCGCCTTGACGTCCTTCGGCGGATAGATGGACGGATTGTTTTTGATCGTCGGCTTGATGTACTCGAGCGCGTCCGCGTTCGCCGTCGGGTACCAGACGTAGTTCACGTTCTGCGCCGCGATCTTGGGGCGCATGTTGAAGTTCAGCCACTTGTGCGCGGCGTCCGGGTGCGGCGCATCCTTCGGGATCGCCATGATGTCGAACCAGATCAACGTCCCTTCCTCGGGGATCGTGTAGTCGATCGTGATGTCCTTTTCCGAGGCCGCCGCGCGGTCGCGGGCGATGTAGACGTCGCCCGACCAGCCCATGGCGACGCAGATGTCGCCGTTGGCGAGGTCGTTGATGTACTGCGAGCTGTGGAAGTACTTCACGTGCGGGCGCACCTTCTCCAGCTGCGCCACCGCCTTCTCCAGGTCCTCGGGGTCGCTGGAGTTCTGACCCAGGCCCAGGTAGTTGCGCACGTGCTCCAGCACCTCGGTCGGCGCGTCGAGCATGGCGATGCCGCAGTCTTGGAGTTGCTTCGTGTACTTGGGATTGAACAGCAGCTCCCAGGAATTCGTGGGTGCTTCGCCGTCGATGTGCTTGTCCACCATCTCGGGATTGTAGCCGATCCCGGTGGTGCCCCACATGTACGGCACACCGTACTGATTGTCCGGGTCGAAGTTCTCCACGCGCTCCAGGATCTGCTGGTCCAGGTGCTCCCAGTTGTCCAGCTTGCTCTTGTCCAGCTTCTGGTAGATGCCTGCTTCGATCTGGCGGCGGAAGAAGCTGCCGGACGGCACGACGACGTCGTAGCCCGATCCCCCGGCCATGAGCTTGCCTTCCAGCGCCTCGTTGGAGGAGTAGACGTCGTAGTTGACGTCGATGCCGAACTCCTCCTCGAACATCGGCACGGTGTCTTCGTGGATGTAGTCCGACCAGTTATAGATGTTCAGCGTGTCCTCGGCAGCCTGCGCCGCCGGCGCCGCCGTCAGCGACAGGCCGGCCAGGGACGCGATGGCCCCCAGCGCCGCGTTCCGGATCGCGTTGCTCATCGTCCTGCGTGAACTCCCTGCGCCGTCTTGTCCGCACGCGGCCGGCACCGCGGCGGCCGTGGTGAAACCGGCCGATTATCTAGGGCGCGCGGGGGTGACATTGTCAATCGCACACGGCGAACCGTTGTTTGGGCCGCGCCGTCACTGTGTCAGCGACGGCGGCCAGACCGGCGCCTTCCGGCCGGGAACCGGCGGTGTCAGGAAGATGGCCACGCGGCGGTTGCGCGCCCGCCCCGCCGCGGTGGCGTTGTCCCCGATGGGCCGTTCCGGGCCGTAGCCCACGGCGGCGAGGCGGTCGCCCGCCACGCCGGCGCGCTTCAACGCCTTCACCACAGCAATCGCGCGCGCCGCCGACAGCTCCCAGTTGGAGGG from Limimonas halophila carries:
- a CDS encoding ABC transporter permease subunit — protein: MTALTPGRTDAPARIAQRLAPLRRRLPSGRTLAIAAPYLWLLLFFLVPFVVVLKISFSKMVIAQPPYTDFFVWGEGLLPEIQAYLTNYAWLFQDPLYWIAYLSSVKIALLSTAGCLIIGYPMAYGIARARPTARTLLLLMVVLPFWTSFLLRVYAWIGILKNKGLLNAALLATGIIDQPLSILHSNTAVYIGIVYSYLPFMILPLYATLEKLNRELLEAATDLGARPWKAFVTVTLPLSLPGILAGSLLVFIPAVGEFVIPALLGGPETLMIGHVLWDEFFSNRDWPVASAVAIVLIVVLVVPIVLFQRQQLRVSEAVS
- a CDS encoding ABC transporter ATP-binding protein; this encodes MPEAPPRPRGETPRPRPAPARHGAVLEPWEDPNAEPYVRIEGVTKRFGTFAAVDGVDLNIYRSELFALLGASGCGKTTLLRMLAGFEQPSEGRILLDGQDMTALPPHARPVNMMFQSYALFPHMTVAQNVAYGLKQDGVPRAEIRKRVDSMLELVQLGAWAKRKPHQLSGGQRQRVALARALVKRPKLLLLDEPLAALDKKLREQTQFELMNIQDEVGVTFVVVTHDQEEAMTLSTRMAVMDQGRVMQVGTPTSIYEFPANRFTADFIGSINMVRARVLRVEGDTAILESPELACELAVAHHGTPLTAGQEAWVAVRPEKIAAERDDTGGPTAPGRNTLRGQVRDVGYLGDSSVYRVDVGGERLIEVTHPNVLRSLEREIDWDDPVLLSWSPQAALVLTA
- a CDS encoding ABC transporter permease subunit, which gives rise to MRKRSPLLITWLAFGFAFLYGPIVFLIVYSFNASDLVTVWTGFSTKWYARLLQDDQILSAAYTSLQVAVITACIAVVLGTLAGMALARYGRFKGRTLFTALITGPLVMPDIVIGLSMLLLFVSAAQAIGIPASRGVNTIVIAHATFCLAYVAVVVQSRLSSMDRSVEEAAQDLGAPPGKVFVTVTLPIIAPALIAGWLLSFTLSLDDLVIASFVSGPGASTLPIVVFSKVRMGVSPMINALATIIVALVTIAVMITGILMARQERRRNAEVQRALRGGG
- a CDS encoding polyamine ABC transporter substrate-binding protein, which translates into the protein MSNAIRNAALGAIASLAGLSLTAAPAAQAAEDTLNIYNWSDYIHEDTVPMFEEEFGIDVNYDVYSSNEALEGKLMAGGSGYDVVVPSGSFFRRQIEAGIYQKLDKSKLDNWEHLDQQILERVENFDPDNQYGVPYMWGTTGIGYNPEMVDKHIDGEAPTNSWELLFNPKYTKQLQDCGIAMLDAPTEVLEHVRNYLGLGQNSSDPEDLEKAVAQLEKVRPHVKYFHSSQYINDLANGDICVAMGWSGDVYIARDRAAASEKDITIDYTIPEEGTLIWFDIMAIPKDAPHPDAAHKWLNFNMRPKIAAQNVNYVWYPTANADALEYIKPTIKNNPSIYPPKDVKANLYVDEKRPPEFARKETRAWQKVKTGF